CCAACATGCGGAAAACGGCGGGGGGTATGAGGTCGAGCCCCTCCCCTGTCTTCGTGGAAACCTCAACTGAGGAAAACTGCGGAAACGTCGCGCGGACCACCTCTGCGTTCTCTCTGGCGTGATCAAGGTCGACTTTCGTAAGTGCCAGAAGCGTTCGGCTGGTCTTGTCCGGCAGGACTCTGCGGTCCTCCAGAATACCAATGAGGGCGTCGAGGTCTTCCAGACATGAGTCAACACTAACGTCGAGGCTGATCAGAAGACCATCCCCCAGTCGGATCGACGCGAGGAGAGCGGGAGGGGCGAGGTCTGGGGAGATGGGAGGGGAATCAACCAGCTGAATCAGAACGTCCTCATAAGGCATCATGCCGGGAATGGGCAGCTGAGTCGAGAAAGGGTAGGGCGCCACTAGGACCTTCGCCTTGGTCAAGGCGCCCACCAGAGCCGACTTCCCGGAATTCGGCAATCCAACTGTGAAGACCTGCCCCGCACCTTCGCGCTCCACCCTGAAAGGGTCCCCTTTGCCCTTCCTGCGGGCAGCCTCCCCTTCCTCCCGGAGCCGGGAGAGCCGCCGCTTTATGTCCGCCTGCATCTTCTCCGTTCCCTTGTGCTTGGGAATGGTGCGGAGCATCTCCTCCAGCGCAAGGATCTTCTCCTCGGTGGTGGCTGCTCGTTTGAAGGCCTCTTCGGCTTCAATATACTGAGGGGTGAGGTTCGCCGGCATGAGGCTGGTCTTCCCTCCCGCGTTTCGTCTCGTTTCAACCCACACACCCGCACGGGGTGCGACTCCCCAAGCCAGTGGAAAGCGCGGGTGGAACGGTGCCCACGAGGGGGCGAGGGCCTACTGGTGGAGAACCATGGCACTTATCGGCGCGACCGACACAGTCGGCCCCAGTACCATTCGGCGCGTCCGTGTCCCGGCTTTCATCCCTTCGACTACCACTCTCCACGGGCCGGTCCCCGGGAGACCGATTTCGACCGGATGGCGGTTGGCGTTCAGTATGACCATGATGTTTCTCCATGGGTCCCCGTTCGGATGCCCGTCGAGAACGAACGACACCGTGTTGGCGGGGCTATGATGGAACCGGAGATGGTTCACGATCTGGCTCGCTTGCGTCATGCGGAACGCTGGATGCGCCCTTCGCAGTGCGATGAGACCGCGGTAATAGGCAAACACGTGGGGGTAGGTCTTCTTGCGCGACCAGTCTATCTGGTTGACCAGGTCACCTGCGTTGTAGCTGTTGTGGTTCCCATGCTTGGTTCGGAGGAGTTCCTCCCCGCCGTGGATGAATGGGATCCCCTGGGACAGGAGAATCACCGCCTGCGCCAGCAGGTCCATCCTGATCCTGTCCTCCTCTGAGTCTTGCGGGCATGATTTCGCCAGTTTGTCCCAGAGGGTGAGGTTGTCATGGCACGAGACGTAGTTGATGGTCTCTCCAGGCTCGGCCGCGAAATCGCAGCTGCACGTGTCGTATGCCACTGACCCTGCGATGCCCCGACGGATGGCACCTTCGCGGTGCGGCGCGCCAGAAACGAAGCCCAAGCCAGGACCGTCCGTGTCTCCTTTCACGGCGTTCCTCAGCCCATCATTGAACAGCGCGATGCCGAGACCGCGTTGTCGACCTTTCGTGAACAGCTGTGAAGGGCACAGCCCGGACACCCCTCCCGCCCACGGCTCTCCGTACAGCAGGACCGTCGGGTCGAGCGAACGGAGTTCGGCCGATATCTCACGCACAGTGTGATAGTCGAGAAGAGCCATGAGATCAAACCTGAACCCGTCCACATGGTACTCGTCCATCCAGTACTTGAGCGAGTCCAATATGAGCTTCCGCACCATAGGCCTCTCAGTGGCAAGTTCGGTCCCGCAGCCGGACCCGTTGGTGAACTGCCCGGCCGCATTGGTGCGGTGGTAGTAGTTCGGCACGATCTGGTGAAGCGGAGACCCATCCACTGTGTAGGTGTGGTTGTACACTACGTCCATCACAACGCGGATACCCCGGGCGTGGAAAGCCTGCACCATCTGTTTGACCTCGGTGATCCGGCACGTGGGGTCAGCCGGGTTGGTGGAGTAGGATCCCTCAGGCACGTAGAAATGGTGCGGGTCGTAACCCCAGTTGTACTCGTCCGGCGCAGCCTCGTCCACCGACGCGAAATCCTGGACTGGCAACAGGTGGACGTGAGTAACACCCAAGTCTACCAGGTGATCTAGAGCACCCGGTTCCGTGAACGCCAGGTACTTGCCTTTGTGCGTCATCCCGGAGTACTCCGACGCCGAGTAGTCCCTCACATGCACCTCGTAGATGACTGCGTCGACTGCGTGCCTGAAGGGGGGTCTACGATCCGTCGTCCACCCCGGTGGGTCGGTGCGGTCGAGGTCCACGACCACTCCGCGCTCACCGTTGAGTGTGAGTGCTCTCGCATACGGGTCAGGAGCCTCGTTCACTGCGCCGCCCAGGTTTACGCGGTATGTGTAGCAAGTGCCGGCCAGATCCCCATGGACCGTGGTCGTCCATGTCCCATCGCAGTCAGGCGCCATGGGTATCTCGCGACCGGTGGAAGCAGTTGGTGACGGATACAGTATGCACGAGACACCGAGCGCGGTCGGGGCAAAGACTCGGAACGATGTCGCCCGGGTAGAGTAGACCGCCCCCATGTCGTCTCCGGGGTAGTACAGTTCAAAAAGCTCCTGTCCGCCTACGGCACGGGCAGCGGAAACGTCGAGACCCAAGTCCCATCACTCCCAAGGAAAGTGGCTCGTAGCTGCACCTATATCATACACCATCCCCGATTCCCGTGTCCACACGGCTCGGCCGCGGGGAAGTCTTTAGGAGGCGAAGAAGGATTCCATCTCTTGCAGCGCCTTCTCGAAAGCGTCTAGCGCCCGGTTCACGGGTTCCGCAGAGGTCATGTCAACCCCGGCTCCGCGAAGCAGTTCGATAGGGTAGGTGGAGCCTCCGCCAGAGAGGAACCTGACATACCTCCTGACCGCAGGTTCGCCTTCCTCCAGGATCCGCCGCGCAAGGGCCACTGCGGCTGAGAATCCTGTCGCGTACTGATATACGTAGAACGCGGTATAGAAGTGCGGGATCCTCGCCCACTCCAGGGAGATGTCGTCATCGCTCACTACGTCAGCGCCGTAGTAGTCCGAATTGAGTTGCCTGTACCTGTCGCAGAGGAACTCGGGGGTAAGAGCCTCTCCGGCCTCAAAGGCTTCGTGAGTCATCTTCTCGAACTCCGCGAACATCGTCTGTCTGAACACAGTCCCCCGGAAAGACTCCAGGTAGTGGTTGAGCAGGTACATCCTCATCGCCTGATCCTTGGTGATCGCGAGGAGGTGCTCGATGAGAAGAATCTCGTTTACCGTCGAGGCGACTTCAGCCACGAAGATGGCGTAGTCAGAGTAGACGTAAGGTTGAGTGGCCCACGAATAGTGGAAGTGCATTGCGTGGCCCATCTCGTGCGCGAGAGTGAACATGTTGTCCAGAGTATCCTGCCAGTTCAGAAGGACAAAGGGATGGGAGCCATACGAGCCCCAGGAATAGGCCCCCGAGGTCTTGCCTCTGTTTTCCACGACGTCTACCCAACCCGAGGAGAACCCGGATTCCAGGGTGTCCAAGTAGTCGCGACCGAGCGGCGCAAGCGCCTGGAGAACAGTCTCTCGGGCATCCTCGTATGTGATACTGTACTCCACGTTGGGCACGATTGGGGTGTACATGTCATACATGTGCAATTCATCAAGACCGAGAGCCCTCTTTCTCAGCCTCACATACCTATGCATCAGGTGCAAGCGTGAGCGGATCGTCGCGATGAGGTTGGTATACACATCCACGGGGATGTTGTCTCGGTCGAGCGCAGCTGCGAGAGCACTCGGGTAGTTGCGGACCCGGGAGAAGAACACATCAGCCTTGACCGCGGCGCCCAGGGTCGACGAGAGAGTGTTCAGCAGAGCACGGTAGGACGAGTAGAGCGCTTCGAACGCCTCCCTCCGCACCCTGCGGTCTCGGCTCTCGAGGAACTTCACATACCTGCCCTTGGTGACCTCAACCTCTTGCCCGGCTTCATCCCGGATCGTGGGGAACTTGATGTCCGCATTGTTCAGCATCGTGAAGATGTTAGTGGCGCCCTGCGCCATCTCCCCCGCCAAAGCCACAATTCTTTCCTCGGGAGCTGAAAGTGTGTGAACCTTCTTCCGGACAATGTTGTCGATATAGTGACGGTACAATGCTAGGTCTGGCTCATCCTCCATGAACCGATCGAGGGTGGACTGGGGTATAGTCAGGATCTCTGGGCCTATGAAGGATGTCCGGCTTGCGGCCTCCACCGCTAGACTCGCCGCCCGGTCGTGCATTGCCTGGTACTTGGGTTTGGTGTTGTCCTCGTCTTTGCGCATATGGGTGTAGACGTATGCCCTCGTCGTCAGTTCCTCCACCCGATCGCGCAGTCTAAGACAGGATAGCAGGGTATCTGCTGAGGTTCCTAGCTTTCCAGCGTACGCTGCAAGCTCAGGCAGGCTCTTGCGAACTGCGGCCATGTCGTTCTCGCACAGTTCGTCGGAGACATAGATGTCCTCGAGCCTCCACTTGAGCTCCTCTCTGACCTCATCCCTGGCCGGGATCTGTAGAGTCGTGTTCTCCAAAGGCTCGACCGCCTTTCCTTTCAGGTGTGGTCCTGTCCCTCAGTGTCTGTGTCTTGTTCAGCCACGGTCAGTCCTTCTCCGGGGATTGCCGTGCCGCCGGGAGGGTGGATCAGGTCAGGCTCACCTTGGGGTCGCCGGGCGTGCGAGGGCTCTTCTGTCCGAAAACGGCATCCGCAAGGTTGACCGCGAGGTCCCCCACTCTCTCTAAGTTGTTCATGAGTTCAACGAATATCACTCCGGACCCGGGCACGCACTTGCCTTCGTTCAACCGCCCAATGTGATTGGATCGGAGGTGGCTCGTGAGGGTGTCCAGAGCCTCGTGCATGCCGTACACGCGAGACGCCGCCTCGCGGCTCTCCGTCCGGAGAGCCTCCGTGCCTTCATGGACAATGGAATCGACCACCTTGAACACGCGGTCAAGTTCTGCAACAGCGGCGTCGGAGAACGGGAGCCGCTGGTCGAACCTCTGGCGAGCGTAGTTCATCATCTGCTCCGCCTGGTCGCCTATACGTTCTACATCCCCTACCACGTGCATCAGCCTCATCATCCTGGCCGACTCTGACTCACTGAGAGTGCTCCTCGCTACAAGGGTAGACAGGTAAAGCACCACAGCGCTGTTCAAGCTGTCCACAACGCTCTCCCGGGAAGCCAGAGCTTGATCAAGCGCGGTCGTGTAGCCTTCTAGCAAAGCCTGCCGTGCCTCGGAGAGCATTGTTCCAACTATGTCGGCCATTCGGCAGATCTCCGAGGACGCCAGATCTAATGCCACAGATGGGGTGCCGAGCATTCTCTTGTCCAGGTACTTCGGAGCGGACTCAACCACCACGTCTTCCCCTGGAACCGCATGGGTCACCATTCTCTCCAGGATGCTGATGCCAGGTACCCAAATGACGGTGTTCAGCACGTTGAAGAGGGTATGGGCGTTGGCGATCTGCCTTTGGACATCCGCGGCCCCGGATAGCGCCAGCACAAGCCGGACGAACTGCGAGATGAATGGGAGGAACAGAATGCACCCGAAGACATTGAAGAGCGCGTGAGCGAGGGCGGTCCTCCTGGCAGTTCGGCTCGTGCCTATGCTGGCCAGCATAGCGGTGACGCACGTCCCGACATTGTCACCGAAGAGAATGGGTATGGCGACCCGAAGTGTGATGATGTCAGGCGAGGCCAGAGCAACTGCCATCAACATGCCCACGGTGGCACTGGAACTCTGGATCACGACCGTCATGCCGAGACCTATGAGGACGCCCAGGATAGGATTTGCACCGAACGCATGCATGAGCCGGACGAAGGCCTGACTTCCCCGTAGGGGGGCCACCGCACTGGTCATCAAGCTCATACCCAGGAACAGCATGCCGAATCCCAGGACCACATGCGAGATGCTCTTCCAGAACCGCCGCTTCGAGAGCAGGTGGAGCAGGAAGCCCAGGCCGATTATTGGCAGGGAGTAGTCAGATAGCTTGAACGCAATTAGCTGCGCTGTGACGGTGGTGCCTATGTTCGCACCCATCACCACTCCGATCGCTTGCCGGAGTGTCATAAGGCCAGCGTTGACGAACCCCACGAGCATCACCGTGGTCCCACTGGAGCTCTGGATCACGGCCGTGACAAAGGCTCCCACGAGGACACCCTTCACGGGAGTCCCAGTGAGGATCTCCAACACGCGGCGCATCTGATCCCCGGCCGCGCGCCTCAAGCCCTCGCCCATGAGGTTCATGCCATAGAGGAAAAGCCCGAGGCCACCTATGACCCCGAACACCATATCCCGCGTCAACACGCTCACCGCCTATGCTAGTACCTTGGAGACAAACAGTTGCACCAGTTCCGGGTCGAATTGACTGCCCGCGCAGTTCTCCAGCTCCCGCCTGGCCTCATCCGCTGCCAGCGCAGGCTTGTAGGGGCGGTCGGTGGTCATGGCATCGTAGGCGTCGCATATCGCCAGTATCCGACCCCACAGAGAAATCTCGACGCCTTTCTTGCCATCCGGATATCCTAGCCCGTCGTACCTCTCGTGATGCTCGAGTATCGCTCGGTAGTGCTTGTCTCCGTAGATCCTTTGCATACCGCGGATCAGATCAGCTCCCCACGCCGGGTGCTTCTTCACCATCTCGTATTCGTCCGGAGAGAGTAGGTTGTTCTTCGTGAGAACTGAGTCCGGCAGGTTTACCTTGCCGACATCATGCAACCTGGCGACGTACTCGATTTCCTCAACCTCGGCCTTGGGGAGTCTAGCAGCCTCCGCAAGCGTCCTCGCCAGCCGTGCCACCCGCTCGGAATGCCCTCCGGTGTAGTGGTCCTTCGAATCTATGATCCGAGCGAACGCAATGTTGATCTGCTCGGCGTTCTCCTTCTTGATCAGTGCACGCTGGGTGAAATTCTTGTTCGCGATGAAGAACCATTCCGCGAGCACGAACGGGATAAGCCCACCGTGTTCGAAAAGCGCTGTGGCCATCAGACCCATGATAACAGATGGAGCGATGGCTGTCACGGCGGTAAGTGCGACAGTGGGGTCGATGGTGAGTTTCAGCTGGGGTCTCGAGAGGATGATTCCGATGTTCATGATCAAGCTGGCCGCCGCCATCCATGCAACCCCGGACGAGGCCGCCGCGCCGAGGAACCCCAAGTCCCCGAAGGCCATATAAGGATGGGGCCAAAAGAAATGAAAGGCTGCGCTGGCAGCATACGCGCACAGCGCGCTCACGCCTCGGTTCCCCAGGAGCTTGAGGGCGAAATGCCACTCATCGTTGTTCTCTCGCAGTATGCGTATCTCCTGCACGCTTAGGCTGCCGATCGCGGAGATCAGCGCGGTAGCTCCCGGATCGTACTTCAATGCGCACACCATGATCACCGGGTAGGCCATGACCACAAGCATACTGTGGAGGTTTATTACGCTCAGCGAAGAGGCCCACATGAGCGCGACGAAAACCACGGCAGAACCGAACGGGACCTCCCAGCGCGCAGTAGTCGCGATGAGCGCCGCCNNNNNNNNNNGCTAAGAGAATGGCAATGTATATGTCGTGCAGCAGCTGCCTGCGTCGGGGCACGCAGAATACCCCCCGCCCGTGCTTCACGCTGGGCGGGCCTGCGTGCAGGCCCGCCCAGCATATGGCGCTAGAAAAACCCGTCGCAGCGGGTACTCATAGTTACGTGAATGGGTCTCTGCCCTTACTTGAACAGCATCAGGTCCGCAAACGCGGCCACGGACCCGGCCAGGGTCACGATGGCGGCGACCACGGCAGCCAGGGTGAGCTTCTTCACTGGCTTCACCTCCCGAGATTCAGTAGGCACCTGGGAGGCTCAGCTCATCTATGCTCTCAGCTCACGCTGCGACGGGCGATAGTCATTCGGTCTCCAGTACTCGCTCGAACTGCCTGTTGAGAGCGTGAAGTATTGACCTGGCAATAGATGTGGGGAGGTCGTCGCGCTTGTAAGCTGCGCCAATAAACCTGCGTCGTTCCCCAGAATCCCTTGCCACTGTTGTGACCTCGGCGACAACCCGCTCTCCGTTGACGTCACACTGTGCTTGAAGCCGGTACTTAGGGCCCATAAGTGACTCAATCGCCTGCAACGTCGCTCGCCGAACAACATCTTCGATGCAATCGTCAAGGCTGCAACCGTCAGCTGTCCCTGAGTGCGACTCCCCGGTGTGATCCAGTGTCACTCTTGCCGTGATGCTGTTCCTCGGACCATATTCGATGGCTACTTCCTTGAGTGCAGGCCTTCCTCTGACCACCGGCAGTGAGTCGTCGGGTTTCTCCCCCACCTGGGCGATACTGATCTTCCGGTAGTCGACCCGTTCCCCAACCTCCAGAAGGTAGATTGTCTCGATGTCCTTCTTCAAGCGCTTCATGTCGTCCTGGGTGAACTGGCCGACCACCATGACGTGAATCTCGTCGCCCTCGGTTCCCGGCAGGATCCTGGCACGTGCCACACCTGAGAGCTGGCAGAGCCTTTCTTCCACCCTGACGAGTTTCGTCGTGTGGTTGTCGGACATGACTCACACTCCCCCAGAGCCAGATCAATAAGCATGTCCATTTGAATTCGACCCATGCGACAGAATCCCTTCATTCTCGATGGCCGATCGCTCGAATTCTGGGCCCTTTTTCGGCGCCGACCCGGTCGTGACCCGAGACTGTGACCGCCGTCATGAGGTATAACGGTATCATCCTGCGAGTCGGGAGGTGCTGTCGACTGTGAAAAGGCCCCTTTTGGCCCTCTCTCTGGCGCTGCTGCTCGCGTTGTCTCCCGTGGCCGGGCAGGCCCGGGCTGTGTCCCAGCACGTGGTGCTCATCTCTGTGGATGGGCTTGCTGCGTCTGATCTCGACAGAGCCGCAAGTCTCCCCAACTTCGGTCACATAATCGGCACAGGCGCCGTTGCCCGGGAAGTCCGTCCCGTGTACCCGTCGCTGACCTACCCGAGCCACACATCGATAATTACGGGAACCAGCCCGGCAAAGCACGGGATCACAGCGAACACCCCTCTTCAACCAGGAGTACGCGATCCAGAATGGTACTTCTGGGCACGGGACATCAGAGTCCAGACTCTCTACAGTGCTGCCAGGAAAGCAGGGATCCGTACCGCATGCGTCCTTTGGCCTGTCACCGCCCGTGCATCCATAGATTACCTTCTTCCAGAGATCTGGCCGACCAAGCCAGGGCAGAGTGTGACTTCTCTGGTCCTCGCCAATGGGAGCCCTCTTACCATCCTCGCCCTCAACCTGCGGTTCGGCAAGATGTTGCGCGGGACTGAAACCGACGCGCTCGATGACTTCACAGCTGCATCTGCAGCATATGTCATCAGGACAAGGCGTCCGGGGCTTCTCATGGTTCACCTTACCGACCTTGACCACCAGAAGCACGAATTCGGCTCAACATCGCCGCAAGCATCTGAGGCTCTTGCACGTCAAGATGCGAGGATCGGCACCATTCTCGATGCCGTGCGGAAGGCAGGCATCACCGACTCCACTACGTTCGTGGTCATGGGGGATCACGGATTCCTGGACACTGACCACCAGATAAACTTGAACGCTCTGTTCGTCCAGGAAGGTCTGATGACCTTGGCGAACGACGGAACAGTGACCTCGTGGGACGCGGCCGTCAACCCTTGTGACGGCTCGGCGCATGTCTATGTAAAGGACGACGCTGCCCGCCTGCGTGTCATGGAACTCCTTTCGGACCTCGAAACGCGAGGAGCCGAGACTGGCGTGGAATCAGTTGACAGGAGCGCAGATTTCGGGCCGGACGGCCCAGCCTTCGTCGTTGAGGCCAGGCGCGGCTACTACTTCGGAGGCGATGTTTCGGGCGAACTTGTCGTGCCGGCACGTGTCCGGGCCACACACGGGTATTCTCCCGCCAAGCCGGAGATGGCCACCGTATTCATGGCTACGGGAGCCGGAATCAGACCCGGTTCAGTAGTCTCCAGCATCGACATGACGGATGTCGCCCCAACTCTGGCACGACTCATGGGAGTCAGCCTTCCGGACACTGAGGGCAGAGTGATAGAGGAGATCCTGGTGATGCCGGAATGACTCAGGCTCCCGGGATCACTATCAGGCGTGCTGTGCCTGACGACGCCGGCGCTATCTGCGAGATAAGCAGTCATATCTGGGATGGCCATGACTATATCCCCAATGTCGTGGATAGATGGGTCGCGGATGACACAGGGGCGTTTCTCGTCGCGGAGTTGGACGGGCACGTCCGGGGCTACGGAAAGCTCACACTCCACACCCCGCTTGATGGTTGGCTTGAAGGCCTTCGTGTCGACGTCGGCTTTCGACGCCGGGGCCTGGCCCGAGCGCTCTCGTGTGCTCTCGTGGACCACGCGCGTGCCTTGGGCCTTCATACGCTGAGGTTCGCAACAAGTGTGGACAATGTCGAAAGCATCGCCCTGAACGAACGGGCAGGCTTCCGCCGGATCGCGGGGTTCCGGTACCTTTTCGCGGCGGAACGGGAGATCCTTGCGGTTGGCACGCCGGACGGGCACCGGCTCGACACAGCAGACCCCGCAGTGGAGAGACTCACAGATCCCGCGGAAGTCGCACAGTTCGTGCTAAGCTCCGATCTCGTCCGAATGTCAGGAGGCCTGTTTCCCGGCGGGTTTGTGTTTCAGGAGGCCACCCCAGAAACAGTGATGGCCATCATCGGGCGGGCAGAGTGCCTCGGGATACGACATCCAAAGCCAGACCGCACGCTTGCTGCTGTCCTGATCGTCGAATCAAGCCACGAGGGATCGGTGGACAACCCCGGGCTCGTCATCAGGTTCCTCGAGGGGGAGCCTTCCGCCTCGGGCGCCCTCGCCAGGTGGACCCTCTGGTACGCCCACAGCCGCGGGATTTCTTACATCGATGTAAGTACCCCGTGCGGGCACCCATCGACACCGGCATTAGTTGAAGCCGGCTTTGAGAATTGGCACTCGGAGGTGCCCGAGTCTCTGCCCACGATCCTGGTCTTCGAATACCCCCCTGAGGTACTCAGGGGCCTCTGAGGAGAACAACATGATATGCTCCACGACAAGAAAGGCGCTCCCTTTCGCAGCAATAACGATGACTACGGCCCTTTGGGGCTTGTCTTTCGTCAGTACGAAGATCCTTCTTCGGACACTCGCCCCGATGCAGGTGGCGTTCTCACGTCACGTCCTCGCAACTGCGGCCTCCCTGGCCTTCCTGGCAGCGTCCGGTTCCGGCAAGCGGATCAACGCAGCCGACCTGCCCAAAGTCGCAGTCGCCGCCATGATCGGCATTCCGCTCTACTTCTACTTCGAGAACACAGCGCTTCTCTACACTTCAGCCGCAGCAGCATCGATGATCACTGCTGTCACACCTGCAATCGTGGCGGTGGCAGATTGCGCGATCCGAAGGCGAGTTCCGCCAGCCACCACCTGGCTCGGCATTCTCGTGTCCGGGTGCGGAGTCTACTTCGTGGTCCAGGCGGGGGGGGCCATGCTCGGCGGGGCGGACTACGTTAGGGGCAATCTCATGATTCTCGTGTCAGCCACCGCATGGGCAGCTTACACCATCATCAACAGGCCGTTGATCCAGAAGTATGGGGTTCCGACCACGAACGCTTACCAGATCACCCTGGCAACAGTGGTCCTTGGGGTGCTGGCGCCCAAGAGCGGCCTCACCAGACAGCTTCTGTCGCCTGTTGTCCTGCTGAACCTCGCCTACCTGGGGATTCTCTGCTCTGCTCTGGCCTATGCCATGTACCTCTTCGCCTTGAGAGCACTGGGATCTACCACTGTCACAGTTTTCATCAACTTGGTGCCCGTGTTCGGGGTCCTCGGAAGTGCGTTGGTCCTTGGTGAGCCGGTAACCGGGGCTCAGCTTGTTGGGGGATGCATCGTGCTTTCCGGCATCTTGGCAGTAAACCGCTCGACTGGGCAGGCTCCGGGGCGGATGAGAAGGAGTGGACCTGTTGTATAAGTTGATCGCGTGTGACATCGATGGGACAATCCTTACGAGCGACGGAGATGTCACAGTCCGGTTCATGGAGGTTCTCAAACTCGCTCGGTCCGTTGGGATCCCGGTCGTGATCGTCACCGGGCGCAGGATCGCCAGCGCAATTCCGATAGCGGCTGAGCTCGAGTTGCCCGGTCCTCTCGTGACGCACTCGGGGGCAGTTGCGTTGACCGCGGCAGAGGAACACATCCTCATGGCCCGACATATCCGCGCGGGACTAGCGGAGGAAGTCTGTAGCATGGGTCACAAGCATGGTGCCAGCGTCGCCGTGTACGAGAACGTGTACGCGGGCCGGACAATCCTCGTTACGACAGAACGTGAATTGCACGCGACTGTGCGGGCATACCCCACCCTCGCCCCCTACTGCAAGAGGGTGTCCGGGTTCGGCCAGGCGTGTTCGCTTGACCCAGTGCAGATAACCTTGAGAGGGGAACCAGCAGTGATGGACAAGGTCGTGCGCGAGCTGCGCACGACCTACGCACGGGACCTTAGCTTCATCGACTACGGCCAGACAGAGACCGAGGACTACCTCGTGGACGTGTTCGCCTCGGGAGTCAATAAAGCCACGGGTCTCAAGTTCATAACGGACACGTATGCCATCGACCCCTCGGAAGTCGTCGCCTTCGGAGATGG
The sequence above is a segment of the Bacillota bacterium genome. Coding sequences within it:
- a CDS encoding DMT family transporter, which gives rise to MICSTTRKALPFAAITMTTALWGLSFVSTKILLRTLAPMQVAFSRHVLATAASLAFLAASGSGKRINAADLPKVAVAAMIGIPLYFYFENTALLYTSAAAASMITAVTPAIVAVADCAIRRRVPPATTWLGILVSGCGVYFVVQAGGAMLGGADYVRGNLMILVSATAWAAYTIINRPLIQKYGVPTTNAYQITLATVVLGVLAPKSGLTRQLLSPVVLLNLAYLGILCSALAYAMYLFALRALGSTTVTVFINLVPVFGVLGSALVLGEPVTGAQLVGGCIVLSGILAVNRSTGQAPGRMRRSGPVV
- a CDS encoding GNAT family N-acetyltransferase, with the protein product MTQAPGITIRRAVPDDAGAICEISSHIWDGHDYIPNVVDRWVADDTGAFLVAELDGHVRGYGKLTLHTPLDGWLEGLRVDVGFRRRGLARALSCALVDHARALGLHTLRFATSVDNVESIALNERAGFRRIAGFRYLFAAEREILAVGTPDGHRLDTADPAVERLTDPAEVAQFVLSSDLVRMSGGLFPGGFVFQEATPETVMAIIGRAECLGIRHPKPDRTLAAVLIVESSHEGSVDNPGLVIRFLEGEPSASGALARWTLWYAHSRGISYIDVSTPCGHPSTPALVEAGFENWHSEVPESLPTILVFEYPPEVLRGL
- a CDS encoding Cof-type HAD-IIB family hydrolase, with protein sequence MYKLIACDIDGTILTSDGDVTVRFMEVLKLARSVGIPVVIVTGRRIASAIPIAAELELPGPLVTHSGAVALTAAEEHILMARHIRAGLAEEVCSMGHKHGASVAVYENVYAGRTILVTTERELHATVRAYPTLAPYCKRVSGFGQACSLDPVQITLRGEPAVMDKVVRELRTTYARDLSFIDYGQTETEDYLVDVFASGVNKATGLKFITDTYAIDPSEVVAFGDGVNDTELLEFAGLGVAMGNSPDSVREAADIVTATNDEDGVAVIIEDLFSRGLLHGVGHAAHPPQSLT